A single genomic interval of Clostridium facile harbors:
- a CDS encoding ABC transporter permease translates to MGAIFKKEIRGYFSSALAYVFLGVFFFFSGFYFFAGVLYPNSADISPVFESMFLIIMLLVPILTMRLFSEEFRAKTDQLLLTSPVGIHSMVYGKFFAAYLVFAIGSAITIIYALIMAIFAPLDWNSMVGNILGLLLLGGALISMGLFISSLTQSQVIAAVGSFGLILVFMYMDTFASLIPIDWLNSLLSQLSFMGKYRNFVGGLINISDILYFISVVLVFNFLTARTLEKKRWS, encoded by the coding sequence ATGGGGGCAATTTTTAAAAAAGAAATAAGAGGTTACTTTTCCTCTGCTTTAGCATACGTCTTTTTAGGGGTATTTTTCTTTTTCTCCGGCTTTTATTTCTTTGCCGGTGTCCTTTATCCAAACTCAGCGGACATCAGCCCAGTATTTGAGTCCATGTTTTTAATTATTATGCTGCTTGTCCCAATCTTAACCATGCGTCTATTTAGTGAGGAATTTCGTGCAAAAACCGACCAGTTGCTGCTCACTAGCCCAGTAGGAATCCACAGTATGGTGTATGGCAAATTTTTTGCTGCTTATCTGGTATTTGCCATTGGTTCCGCCATCACAATTATCTACGCCCTGATTATGGCGATTTTTGCCCCGCTGGATTGGAACAGTATGGTGGGGAATATTCTAGGACTGCTTTTGTTGGGAGGAGCCTTAATCTCCATGGGGTTGTTCATTTCTTCCCTAACCCAAAGCCAGGTCATTGCCGCGGTGGGTTCCTTTGGCTTAATCCTGGTATTTATGTACATGGATACATTTGCGAGCTTGATTCCAATTGACTGGTTAAACAGTCTGCTTTCCCAGCTTTCCTTTATGGGGAAATACCGCAACTTTGTAGGCGGGCTAATTAATATTTCGGACATTTTGTATTTCATCAGCGTAGTTTTGGTATTTAACTTTTTGACCGCACGCACGCTGGAGAAAAAACGCTGGAGCTGA